Proteins from a genomic interval of Actinoalloteichus hymeniacidonis:
- a CDS encoding non-ribosomal peptide synthetase encodes MTLTDTLAQITHRGIRLSLHEDRLRISAPRGALDEDLRAAITSVRDELVQFLREREHEDERRNTRIGRADRSAPLPASFAQQRLWLIEQLGSQVPVYNMYLATRLSGPLDVAALRGAIGDMTARHEILRTALAEHGDGLVQVVEECDPVFTEHPVPPDAVDETVRRVVSHRFDLASAPLIRFDLIGCGPEEHVFVITQHHVISDGWSVGLIKKELSALYAARVHGTSAQLPDVDVHYADFAAWERHWVGGARAQRQRDFWRGQLADLPPLLDLAPGRPRASVQSYRGAALTFRYDRAFMDRIRALCAECGTTLYGGLVAAYGLLLSRMTRSADLAVGSPLASRPYPALENTLGLFFNSITVRMAPEPTMTVREYLAATRRTAFDAFAHQDLPFDQVVQAVAPHRSAAHAPLFQAVFILQSYPESPLDLTGVRASAYSAPIYAAQYDLMLKLREVDGGAEGLLIHNDELLDAEDAARFASWFRQLLTVLADAPDTPLSEVSLLDAEDTAALTRANAATERPIPPETVPAQIVAALRAAPDAPAVTFRDRTLRGGRLADQADAIAVALAASGLRPGDRVAVRVGRSPELVSALLGVMRAGMAYVPLDGTIPAERARRILTTAECAAVLLSPGEDAPEGFTGPVLTVPVADPADAIPPAADRPPLPVVDGDSTAYVIFTSGSTGMPKGVEVTHGNLMNLFVALDEAVPLPADARWLAVTNVTFDIAVVELLWTLARGVPVVLGENGETIAAGYGPGEVPLTVPESMAAHAVTAMQATPSFLRSMLRLPGATAALRRLRLLMVGGEPLDPALATALTELDGPTVLNMYGPTETTVWSTAWTVPAAPERVLVGSPLANTTLHVVDAELRPVPVGMVGELVIGGAGVTRGYVGSPDLTTAVFGPLPGVDAGKPVYRTGDLARLRPDGTVELAGRIDNQVKVDGYRIELEEVERALAGVPGIAACAAAVQREDHRAHLVAHYVPAGPGPGSATTIQAALAALLPPPAIPVVFAETQALPLNPNGKLDRAALPKLAVTGLERDGAAIPAAGELEETLLAVWRSVLGREEIGVTDDFFLAGGNSILVARLLSEVRAAGVPAARIVDLFRFPSVRAFVANLTGPEQPAPAANTGPAPSEAALRRRRQVLRKRRERDGDT; translated from the coding sequence GTGACCCTCACCGACACGCTCGCGCAGATCACCCACCGTGGTATCCGGCTCTCGTTGCACGAGGACAGACTGCGTATCTCGGCGCCGCGTGGCGCGCTGGACGAGGACCTGCGCGCGGCGATCACCTCGGTTCGCGACGAGCTGGTGCAATTCCTCCGGGAACGCGAGCACGAGGACGAACGACGGAACACCCGCATCGGCCGGGCCGACCGGTCCGCACCGCTGCCCGCGTCCTTCGCCCAGCAGCGACTCTGGCTCATCGAGCAACTCGGCTCGCAGGTCCCGGTCTACAACATGTACCTGGCGACCCGGTTGAGCGGTCCGCTGGACGTCGCCGCGTTGCGTGGCGCGATCGGCGACATGACCGCACGCCACGAGATCCTGCGCACCGCCCTGGCCGAACACGGCGACGGCCTCGTGCAGGTCGTCGAGGAGTGCGATCCGGTCTTCACCGAGCACCCGGTCCCGCCCGACGCCGTCGACGAGACGGTTCGCCGGGTGGTCTCGCACCGTTTCGACCTGGCTTCGGCGCCGCTGATCCGCTTCGACCTGATCGGCTGCGGACCGGAGGAACACGTCTTCGTCATCACCCAGCACCACGTGATCTCCGACGGCTGGTCGGTCGGGTTGATCAAGAAGGAGCTGTCCGCGCTCTACGCGGCTCGGGTCCACGGGACATCCGCGCAGCTGCCCGATGTGGACGTTCACTACGCCGATTTCGCCGCGTGGGAACGGCATTGGGTCGGCGGGGCCAGGGCCCAGCGCCAACGCGATTTCTGGCGCGGGCAGTTGGCCGATCTGCCGCCGCTGCTGGATCTGGCGCCGGGCAGGCCGCGAGCATCGGTGCAGAGCTACCGGGGTGCCGCACTGACCTTCCGCTACGACCGGGCGTTCATGGACCGCATCCGGGCGTTGTGCGCTGAATGCGGCACCACCCTCTACGGCGGACTGGTCGCCGCCTACGGATTACTGCTGTCCCGGATGACCCGCAGCGCCGATCTGGCCGTGGGCAGTCCGCTGGCGAGCAGGCCTTATCCGGCGTTGGAGAACACCCTCGGCCTGTTCTTCAACTCGATCACCGTCCGGATGGCACCCGAACCGACGATGACGGTGCGGGAGTACCTGGCGGCGACCCGACGTACCGCCTTCGACGCGTTCGCCCATCAGGATCTTCCGTTCGACCAGGTGGTGCAGGCGGTGGCGCCGCACCGCAGCGCCGCGCACGCACCGCTGTTCCAGGCGGTGTTCATCCTGCAGAGCTATCCGGAATCGCCGTTGGACCTCACCGGGGTGCGGGCCTCGGCGTACTCGGCGCCGATCTACGCCGCTCAATACGACCTGATGCTCAAACTGCGCGAGGTCGACGGTGGCGCCGAGGGTCTGCTGATCCACAACGACGAGCTCCTCGACGCCGAGGACGCGGCCCGGTTCGCCTCCTGGTTCCGGCAGCTGTTGACCGTGTTGGCCGATGCCCCGGACACCCCGCTGAGCGAGGTGTCGCTGCTCGACGCCGAGGACACCGCCGCCCTGACGCGGGCCAATGCCGCCACCGAACGACCGATACCGCCGGAGACGGTTCCCGCGCAGATCGTCGCCGCCCTGCGTGCCGCACCCGACGCGCCAGCGGTGACCTTCCGCGACCGCACGCTGCGCGGCGGGCGGCTGGCCGACCAGGCCGATGCGATCGCCGTCGCTCTCGCCGCCTCGGGTCTGCGCCCCGGCGACCGGGTGGCCGTGCGGGTGGGGCGGTCGCCGGAACTGGTGTCGGCGCTGCTGGGAGTGATGCGGGCGGGCATGGCCTACGTGCCGTTGGACGGCACCATCCCGGCGGAACGGGCCCGACGGATCCTGACCACCGCCGAGTGCGCGGCCGTGTTGCTCTCCCCCGGAGAGGACGCTCCCGAGGGGTTCACCGGGCCCGTGCTGACGGTGCCCGTCGCGGACCCGGCCGACGCGATTCCACCCGCCGCCGATCGGCCGCCGCTGCCGGTCGTCGACGGCGACAGCACCGCGTACGTGATCTTCACCTCCGGGTCCACCGGGATGCCCAAGGGCGTCGAGGTGACGCACGGGAATCTGATGAACCTGTTCGTCGCCCTGGACGAGGCGGTGCCGCTGCCCGCCGACGCCCGATGGTTGGCGGTCACCAACGTGACCTTCGACATCGCCGTGGTGGAACTGCTGTGGACCCTCGCACGGGGCGTGCCGGTGGTGCTCGGGGAGAACGGTGAGACGATCGCCGCAGGCTACGGCCCCGGTGAGGTGCCGTTGACGGTCCCCGAGTCGATGGCCGCCCACGCGGTGACGGCGATGCAGGCCACCCCCAGTTTCCTGCGCAGCATGCTGCGGTTGCCCGGTGCCACGGCGGCGCTGCGCCGGCTGCGGCTGCTCATGGTCGGCGGTGAGCCGCTGGACCCCGCGTTGGCCACCGCGCTGACCGAGTTGGACGGTCCGACCGTGCTCAACATGTACGGGCCCACCGAGACGACCGTGTGGTCCACCGCGTGGACGGTGCCCGCCGCCCCCGAACGCGTCCTGGTCGGATCGCCCCTGGCGAACACCACCCTGCACGTGGTCGACGCGGAACTGCGGCCGGTGCCGGTCGGCATGGTCGGCGAGCTGGTGATCGGCGGCGCAGGCGTGACCCGGGGCTATGTGGGCAGTCCGGACCTGACCACTGCGGTGTTCGGTCCGCTGCCCGGGGTGGACGCAGGCAAGCCGGTCTACCGCACCGGCGACCTCGCCCGGCTGCGTCCCGATGGCACCGTCGAGTTGGCCGGCCGCATCGACAATCAGGTCAAGGTGGACGGCTACCGCATCGAGCTCGAGGAGGTCGAGCGGGCCCTGGCCGGGGTGCCGGGGATCGCGGCCTGCGCGGCGGCGGTCCAACGCGAGGACCATCGGGCCCATCTGGTGGCGCACTACGTCCCCGCCGGGCCGGGCCCCGGTTCGGCGACGACCATCCAGGCCGCGTTGGCGGCGCTGCTTCCGCCGCCCGCGATCCCGGTGGTCTTCGCCGAGACGCAGGCATTGCCGCTGAATCCGAACGGCAAACTGGACCGGGCCGCGCTGCCGAAGCTGGCCGTCACCGGCCTCGAACGCGATGGCGCCGCGATTCCCGCCGCAGGCGAGCTGGAGGAGACACTGCTGGCGGTGTGGCGCTCGGTGTTGGGCCGCGAGGAGATCGGGGTGACCGACGACTTCTTCCTCGCGGGCGGCAACTCGATCCTGGTCGCACGCCTGCTCAGCGAGGTGCGGGCCGCCGGAGTGCCCGCCGCTCGGATCGTCGATCTGTTCCGGTTCCCCTCGGTGCGGGCTTTCGTCGCGAACCTCACCGGCCCCGAACAGCCCGCTCCGGCCGCGAACACCGGTCCGGCGCCGAGTGAGGCCGCGCTCCGACGCAGGCGGCAGGTGTTACGCAAGCGTCGCGAACGGGACGGTGACACATGA
- a CDS encoding beta-ketoacyl [acyl carrier protein] synthase domain-containing protein: protein MPDQQHTAEIAIVGMSCRFPGAPDVEHFARLVLDGVVATSTPTPQALAEQGVPAGLRDHPAYVPTAGALTGIDRFDAAYFGIAPADAESMDPQHRLLLQEAVHALDDAGWPLDADRSVGVFCGAGENHYAARRRRGPTGQRMPWDRPAALPLLVSYHLDLRGPSVYVASMCSTSLSAVHLARRSLQTDDCSVALAGAVAVQLPDTHGYLAHPGGVMSPSGRCRPFDAAADGTVPGSGVAVLVLKRLADAVRDGDRVHAVLRGSALNNDGADRLSFAAPSVRGQREVIAAALADAAVDPSSVGYIEAHGTGTPLGDPVELAALSRIRAESGATGPCAVGAVKSSIGHLDEAAGMAGLVKAILAVRDGVVPPTAGHTEPNPAIPFGDSGLYVSTTAHPWPVTDGPRRAAVTSLGVGGTNGHVVVEQAPPAAAEPEPDGEVRLLPISAHTESAFDALCRALADSAHRPAHLAAALACRRALRPYRRAVIAADHAELVAELSAPPTTEPDGPLVFDLDIAADTTGLLAQLGADDDGESTLALAEALIRFGARPDACSGAGAGAYLALAAAGAVPAAIAVRCAALHAEGQQIVADGGDLSGCDKVVEEIELLLFENELAAPSCPVLLRASGVELPGSIPVAVDDVVEESRSAFMGLLESPREDGVLDLAGALASRVELLRLLGGCWERGVDVPWGALLPAGARRAPLRFPFDEQRHWAAEVALTEQVAVAREAAPIGAGEGTDDVAAEVAAIWREVLGVDRVAPTDSFFRLGGHSILATRILARLLDRLDVRCNLGALLEAETLAGMTEVVAEQVRLGSLYSRVHDTDAPADEDLETVDL, encoded by the coding sequence ATGCCTGATCAGCAGCACACCGCCGAGATCGCGATCGTCGGCATGTCGTGCCGGTTCCCCGGCGCACCGGACGTCGAGCACTTCGCACGACTCGTCCTGGACGGGGTCGTGGCTACCAGTACGCCGACGCCGCAGGCACTGGCCGAGCAGGGCGTGCCAGCAGGATTGCGCGACCACCCCGCTTACGTGCCCACCGCGGGCGCCTTGACGGGCATCGATCGTTTCGACGCCGCCTACTTCGGGATCGCCCCGGCCGATGCCGAGTCGATGGATCCGCAGCACCGGTTGCTGTTGCAGGAAGCGGTGCACGCGTTGGACGACGCGGGCTGGCCGCTGGATGCGGATCGGTCGGTCGGGGTGTTCTGCGGTGCGGGCGAGAACCACTACGCCGCTCGCCGTCGCCGTGGTCCGACCGGACAACGCATGCCATGGGATCGGCCTGCGGCACTGCCGCTGTTGGTGTCCTATCACCTGGATCTACGTGGCCCCAGCGTGTATGTGGCGTCGATGTGCTCGACCTCGCTGTCGGCGGTACACCTCGCCCGCCGGTCGCTGCAGACGGACGATTGCTCGGTGGCGCTGGCCGGAGCGGTGGCCGTGCAGCTGCCCGACACCCACGGTTACCTGGCACATCCCGGCGGAGTGATGTCGCCGTCCGGCCGGTGTCGCCCCTTCGACGCCGCTGCGGACGGCACCGTGCCCGGCAGCGGTGTCGCCGTGCTCGTGCTGAAGCGACTGGCCGATGCGGTGCGCGATGGCGATCGGGTGCATGCGGTGCTACGCGGTTCGGCGCTCAACAACGACGGCGCCGACCGGCTGAGCTTCGCCGCTCCCAGTGTGCGCGGGCAACGCGAGGTCATCGCCGCCGCGTTGGCCGATGCCGCCGTCGACCCGTCGTCGGTCGGCTACATCGAGGCTCACGGCACCGGAACTCCGCTGGGCGACCCGGTGGAACTGGCCGCGCTCAGCCGGATTCGTGCGGAGTCGGGTGCCACCGGTCCGTGCGCGGTCGGCGCGGTCAAGTCCAGCATCGGACACCTCGACGAGGCCGCGGGCATGGCCGGACTCGTCAAGGCGATCCTCGCGGTCCGCGATGGTGTCGTGCCGCCGACCGCAGGTCACACCGAGCCGAACCCGGCCATCCCGTTCGGGGACAGCGGCCTCTACGTCAGCACCACCGCGCATCCCTGGCCCGTCACCGACGGACCACGCCGGGCGGCGGTGACCTCGTTGGGCGTCGGAGGCACCAACGGGCATGTCGTCGTGGAACAGGCGCCCCCGGCAGCGGCCGAGCCGGAACCCGACGGTGAGGTTCGGCTACTGCCGATCTCCGCGCACACCGAGTCGGCCTTCGACGCACTGTGCCGGGCGTTGGCCGACTCGGCGCACCGGCCCGCGCACCTGGCCGCCGCGCTGGCCTGCCGACGTGCCCTGCGCCCCTATCGACGGGCCGTCATCGCCGCTGATCACGCCGAGCTAGTCGCGGAACTGAGCGCCCCGCCCACCACCGAGCCCGACGGCCCATTGGTCTTCGATCTCGACATCGCCGCCGACACCACCGGGCTGCTGGCTCAACTCGGTGCCGACGACGACGGCGAGTCCACACTGGCCCTGGCCGAGGCGTTGATCCGCTTCGGCGCGCGACCCGACGCCTGTTCCGGGGCCGGGGCGGGCGCGTATCTGGCGCTGGCGGCCGCCGGGGCCGTGCCCGCCGCCATCGCCGTTCGCTGTGCCGCGCTGCACGCCGAGGGGCAGCAGATCGTCGCCGACGGCGGGGATCTCAGTGGCTGCGACAAGGTGGTCGAGGAGATCGAACTGCTGCTGTTCGAGAACGAGCTCGCCGCGCCGAGCTGCCCGGTGTTGTTGCGCGCCAGCGGAGTGGAGTTACCCGGAAGCATCCCGGTGGCCGTCGACGACGTGGTCGAGGAGTCGCGGTCGGCGTTCATGGGCCTGCTCGAGAGTCCCCGCGAAGACGGGGTGCTGGATCTCGCCGGGGCGCTGGCGAGCCGGGTCGAGCTGCTGCGGCTGTTGGGCGGTTGTTGGGAACGGGGCGTCGACGTGCCATGGGGCGCGCTGCTGCCCGCCGGGGCTCGGCGGGCGCCGCTGCGCTTCCCCTTCGACGAGCAACGACACTGGGCCGCCGAGGTCGCTTTGACGGAGCAGGTCGCCGTCGCGCGCGAGGCCGCGCCGATCGGCGCGGGCGAGGGCACCGACGACGTGGCCGCCGAGGTCGCAGCGATCTGGCGCGAGGTGTTGGGGGTCGACCGAGTGGCCCCCACCGACAGCTTCTTCCGATTGGGCGGCCATTCCATCCTGGCCACCCGCATCCTGGCCCGACTGTTGGACCGGCTCGATGTGCGCTGCAACCTCGGTGCCCTGCTGGAGGCCGAGACCTTGGCCGGGATGACGGAGGTGGTCGCCGAGCAGGTACGCCTGGGCAGCCTCTACTCCCGGGTCCACGACACCGACGCACCCGCCGACGAGGATCTGGAGACCGTGGACCTGTGA
- a CDS encoding non-ribosomal peptide synthetase: MSTLPKGVLSRQQEMVWAAQQLDPASDAYHVPIAFRLIGPVDPDALSRAWRAVLVEHPMLRVHVCEESDGTIVQQVLPPPSDDDPAGVVHVVDLSPDTDAPTLRTHADRHAAAPLAPPGRVRSRAELLRRGVDDAVLLFTFDHIAVDGPSVAVLLRSFERAYRGELDTTATADGYLRYAREQREHWATEDGVSDTAHWTALLPEGASAPGTGLGTGEPPSGPSPVVPIAVPDELDATAHRLRVSPFALLMTAYAVVLRHYLRQPDVTVVFPSVDPRHADHQPVVGLFTDNLLVHCAPADDTPLIEVVDEIQGALLDAVDYQGGAHDGLWARVRALNPPGAGARVSAALTLEHAMGADLRLPGLDVRRYKLAPSAAKNDLLAYFEVDGTTTGLLRYRADVLGEPTARRIATAIRVVLDQLCAGSRIPVGAVALADEDDLRLVSQVWNPEPDPSTVAPLHAGFLRNAAATPEAIALLAGGRRISYGELDRASAALAARLTALALAPGTPVALLLPRSAEFVTAVLGVSRAGLAFLPIDLEQPAGRRTFLLRDTGVAAAIVHGDQVPVPPGMPVLDVGETPSATVELPEVDPAAPAYVIATSGSTGLPKAVVVAHGALTNHIRWKQSAFGLTTQDRFYFKTPPVFDASLWEFLTPLTLGGSCVVAAPNTHRDPEGMLADLRDHAVTVVQFVPTLLKVVLAHGGLNACRSVRLVFCGGEPLDWQVVRAVHDQLGVPTVNLFGPTEACIDISGRVCTVDEADAAALPIGRPVTGGQCYVVGPGGQLLPPGFAGELLAGGLPLALGYLNREEHTRERFIPHPFSTDPAARVYRTGDIALWRADGELIFHGRDDDQVKVRGVRVELDGVRALVLDVDGVADAVVQVRRAPDESLMVHAVAAVPSADPERLGARILAALRARLPAVLVPTHATVVAEFPTTPSGKVDLRRLPAPRARSRVEGAAAPHGSAEETLATLWAAELGLRVEQVPRDVGFFELGGTSIGLIRLHRRLAAGPAPGLLITDLFEFPTIAAVARTIRDGLGRREERVRHA, encoded by the coding sequence ATGTCCACGCTGCCCAAGGGGGTATTGAGTAGGCAGCAGGAGATGGTCTGGGCAGCTCAACAGCTTGACCCCGCCAGCGATGCCTACCACGTCCCGATCGCGTTCCGCCTCATCGGACCGGTGGATCCGGACGCCTTGAGCAGAGCATGGCGTGCGGTTCTGGTCGAGCACCCGATGCTGCGAGTGCACGTGTGCGAGGAAAGCGACGGGACCATCGTCCAACAGGTGCTCCCACCCCCGAGCGATGATGACCCGGCGGGCGTCGTCCACGTTGTCGATCTCTCCCCCGACACCGACGCGCCGACGCTGCGAACCCACGCGGACCGGCACGCCGCCGCGCCACTGGCCCCGCCCGGTCGGGTGCGATCCCGCGCCGAGCTGCTGCGGCGGGGAGTTGATGACGCCGTGCTGCTCTTCACCTTCGATCACATCGCCGTGGACGGACCCTCCGTCGCGGTGCTGCTGCGTTCCTTCGAACGGGCCTATCGCGGGGAGCTCGACACGACGGCCACCGCCGACGGCTACCTGCGCTACGCGCGGGAACAACGCGAGCACTGGGCCACCGAGGACGGCGTCTCGGACACCGCGCACTGGACCGCCCTGCTGCCCGAGGGCGCCAGCGCACCCGGGACCGGTCTGGGCACAGGCGAACCGCCCTCGGGTCCGAGCCCGGTGGTGCCGATCGCTGTTCCCGACGAGCTGGACGCCACCGCGCATCGACTGCGGGTCTCGCCGTTCGCACTGTTGATGACCGCCTACGCCGTCGTTCTGCGGCACTACCTCCGCCAGCCCGATGTGACCGTGGTCTTCCCGTCGGTGGACCCGCGCCATGCCGACCACCAACCCGTCGTCGGGCTGTTCACCGACAACCTGCTCGTGCACTGTGCGCCTGCGGACGACACACCGCTCATCGAGGTCGTCGATGAGATCCAGGGTGCCCTGCTCGACGCCGTGGACTATCAGGGCGGGGCCCACGACGGCCTCTGGGCCCGTGTCCGGGCGCTCAATCCGCCGGGGGCGGGTGCCCGGGTGTCGGCGGCCCTGACGTTGGAGCACGCGATGGGGGCCGACCTCCGGCTCCCCGGCCTCGACGTGCGTCGTTACAAACTGGCGCCGTCGGCGGCCAAGAACGATCTGCTCGCCTACTTCGAGGTCGACGGAACCACCACCGGGCTGCTGCGTTACCGCGCCGATGTGCTGGGCGAACCGACGGCGCGCCGCATCGCCACCGCGATCCGGGTCGTGTTGGACCAGCTCTGTGCGGGTTCCCGCATTCCGGTGGGCGCGGTCGCCCTCGCCGACGAGGACGATCTGCGGTTGGTGTCGCAGGTCTGGAACCCCGAACCCGATCCGAGCACCGTCGCCCCGTTGCACGCGGGCTTCCTGCGCAACGCCGCCGCCACCCCGGAAGCGATCGCGCTGCTGGCAGGCGGTCGACGGATCAGCTACGGCGAACTCGATCGGGCCAGCGCGGCTCTGGCCGCCCGGTTGACGGCGTTGGCGTTGGCGCCGGGGACACCGGTCGCGCTGTTGCTGCCGCGCTCTGCGGAATTCGTCACGGCCGTGCTCGGGGTGTCCCGAGCCGGGTTGGCGTTCCTGCCGATCGACCTGGAACAGCCTGCGGGCAGACGGACGTTCTTGTTGCGCGACACCGGCGTCGCGGCGGCGATCGTGCACGGCGACCAGGTGCCGGTCCCGCCGGGGATGCCCGTTCTCGACGTCGGTGAGACGCCCTCGGCCACCGTCGAGCTGCCCGAGGTGGACCCGGCGGCGCCCGCCTATGTCATCGCCACCTCCGGCAGCACCGGACTGCCCAAGGCCGTCGTGGTTGCCCACGGGGCGCTGACCAACCACATCCGGTGGAAGCAGAGCGCGTTCGGACTCACCACGCAGGATCGGTTCTACTTCAAGACACCGCCGGTCTTCGATGCCTCGTTGTGGGAGTTCCTCACCCCGCTCACGCTCGGCGGCTCGTGCGTGGTCGCCGCGCCGAACACCCACCGCGACCCCGAGGGCATGCTTGCCGACCTGCGCGATCACGCGGTGACCGTGGTCCAGTTCGTACCCACTCTGCTCAAGGTCGTCCTGGCTCACGGTGGACTGAACGCCTGCCGCTCGGTGCGGTTGGTCTTCTGCGGCGGTGAGCCTCTGGACTGGCAGGTGGTGCGCGCCGTGCACGATCAGCTCGGGGTCCCGACGGTGAATCTGTTCGGCCCGACCGAGGCGTGCATCGACATCTCCGGTCGGGTCTGCACGGTCGACGAGGCGGACGCCGCCGCGCTGCCGATCGGGCGGCCGGTCACGGGTGGACAGTGCTACGTCGTCGGTCCAGGTGGACAACTGTTGCCGCCCGGCTTCGCAGGCGAGCTGTTGGCCGGCGGTTTACCGCTGGCCCTGGGCTATCTCAACCGCGAGGAGCACACCCGGGAGCGCTTCATCCCGCATCCCTTCTCGACGGACCCGGCGGCGCGGGTCTACCGCACCGGGGACATCGCACTGTGGCGGGCGGACGGGGAGCTGATCTTCCACGGACGCGACGACGACCAGGTGAAGGTGCGCGGTGTCCGGGTGGAGTTGGACGGGGTTCGGGCGCTGGTGCTGGACGTCGACGGCGTCGCCGACGCCGTCGTGCAGGTGCGCCGGGCGCCCGACGAGTCCCTGATGGTGCATGCCGTGGCCGCTGTCCCCTCGGCAGATCCCGAACGGCTCGGCGCGCGGATCCTCGCGGCGCTGCGCGCCCGACTTCCTGCCGTGCTGGTACCGACCCACGCCACCGTCGTTGCCGAGTTCCCCACCACGCCCAGCGGCAAGGTCGATCTACGCAGGCTGCCCGCGCCAAGGGCCCGCAGCCGGGTGGAGGGCGCGGCGGCACCGCACGGTTCCGCCGAGGAGACGCTGGCCACGCTGTGGGCTGCGGAGCTGGGCCTGCGCGTCGAGCAGGTGCCCAGGGATGTCGGTTTCTTCGAGCTCGGCGGTACCTCCATCGGATTGATCCGGTTGCACCGCAGGCTCGCCGCAGGCCCCGCACCCGGGCTGCTGATCACCGATCTGTTCGAGTTCCCCACGATCGCCGCGGTCGCCCGAACGATCCGCGACGGTCTGGGCCGCCGGGAGGAGCGTGTCCGACATGCCTGA
- a CDS encoding amino acid adenylation domain-containing protein — MASAAKRDDARLFLDGPIPATWNATARPFNAATIPDLLDDAARRHPDAPALLGADGSGIDHGELRTRTLRLARHLLGRGVRRGDLVGVLCQRTPDAVIAMIAVMRAGAAYVPLDPGWPTQRTVDLAARLDLCTIVTDAGTLHAAGATGRPLVVLGASPATPLPEQTSTQSDVDECGTKPPQGPTPDDIAYTIFTSGSTGIPKGVQVPHRAVANIVDFVNREFEVGSADRSLASASFCFDLSVYDLFGLLAAGGSVRVASDEEAAEPDLLADVLVDEPITTWNAAPAAMLQLVPFLQALPRRGRSDLRLILMGGDWIPLTLPGELRAEFPAVRLVSFGGATELTVWSTAFEIGDIDPDWASIPYGTPVQNTRCHVLDERLRPCPIGVPGDLHVAGAQLAIGYARDPLASATRFVPDPFSVDPGERMYRTGDRARWLPTGVLEFLGRADNQVKVHGYRIELGEVQAALGQVPGVRATAVTAPETSTGRELVAHYVADDIDPATPRQVREALTARLPEYMVPRRIVQLDELPVGPTGKVDRAALHH, encoded by the coding sequence ATGGCCAGCGCAGCGAAGCGCGATGACGCACGCCTATTCCTTGATGGCCCGATACCCGCCACCTGGAATGCGACCGCCCGTCCGTTCAACGCCGCCACCATCCCCGACCTCCTCGACGACGCGGCCCGCCGACATCCCGATGCGCCCGCGCTGCTGGGCGCCGACGGCAGCGGCATCGACCACGGGGAATTACGGACGCGCACCCTGCGGCTGGCGCGGCACCTCCTCGGCCGAGGCGTACGCCGAGGCGACCTGGTCGGCGTGCTCTGTCAGCGCACCCCGGATGCCGTGATCGCGATGATCGCCGTGATGCGGGCCGGGGCGGCCTACGTGCCGCTCGATCCCGGGTGGCCGACGCAACGCACCGTCGATCTCGCCGCCCGCCTCGACCTGTGCACCATCGTCACCGACGCGGGCACGCTTCACGCGGCGGGCGCGACCGGACGCCCCCTCGTCGTCCTGGGCGCGTCACCCGCCACACCGCTGCCCGAGCAGACGAGCACACAGTCCGACGTGGACGAATGCGGCACGAAGCCGCCGCAGGGCCCGACCCCGGACGACATCGCCTACACGATCTTCACCTCCGGCTCGACCGGGATTCCCAAGGGTGTCCAGGTGCCGCATCGCGCCGTGGCCAACATCGTCGACTTCGTCAACCGCGAGTTCGAGGTCGGTTCCGCCGACCGTTCGCTGGCCAGCGCCTCCTTCTGTTTCGACCTCTCGGTCTACGACCTGTTCGGGCTGCTCGCCGCCGGTGGGTCGGTGCGGGTCGCCTCCGACGAGGAGGCCGCCGAACCCGACCTGCTCGCCGATGTGCTCGTCGACGAACCCATCACCACCTGGAACGCCGCGCCCGCCGCCATGCTGCAGCTCGTCCCGTTCCTGCAGGCGCTGCCCCGCAGGGGCCGGTCGGACCTTCGACTGATCCTGATGGGCGGCGACTGGATTCCGCTCACCCTGCCGGGGGAGTTGCGCGCGGAGTTCCCCGCCGTGCGGCTCGTCTCCTTCGGCGGGGCCACCGAGCTGACCGTGTGGTCCACCGCGTTCGAGATCGGTGACATCGATCCCGACTGGGCGAGCATCCCGTACGGCACACCGGTGCAGAACACCCGCTGTCATGTCTTGGACGAACGCTTGCGCCCCTGCCCGATCGGTGTGCCGGGCGACCTCCACGTCGCAGGCGCCCAACTGGCCATCGGCTACGCGCGCGATCCGCTCGCGAGCGCCACCCGCTTCGTCCCCGACCCGTTCTCGGTCGACCCCGGGGAACGGATGTACCGCACCGGAGACCGGGCCCGCTGGCTGCCCACCGGGGTGCTGGAGTTCCTGGGCCGCGCCGACAACCAGGTCAAAGTCCACGGATACCGCATCGAGCTTGGCGAGGTGCAGGCCGCGCTCGGCCAGGTGCCCGGCGTACGCGCCACCGCCGTCACCGCACCGGAGACCAGTACCGGCCGCGAGCTCGTCGCCCACTACGTCGCCGACGACATCGACCCCGCCACCCCGCGACAGGTTCGGGAGGCTCTGACCGCTCGCCTGCCCGAATACATGGTCCCGCGCCGCATCGTCCAGCTCGACGAGCTTCCGGTGGGCCCCACCGGGAAGGTCGACCGCGCCGCGTTGCACCACTGA
- a CDS encoding acyl carrier protein, whose protein sequence is MLDQTIPEHDNTPDVVGTVVTLFAAILDTDEEITEDTDFFEAGGNSVLAARALARIRTELGVRLSMREFFAARTAGVLARKAAEKQG, encoded by the coding sequence GTGCTCGACCAGACGATCCCGGAGCACGACAACACGCCCGACGTCGTCGGCACCGTGGTGACACTGTTCGCCGCCATCCTGGACACCGACGAGGAGATCACCGAGGACACCGACTTCTTCGAGGCGGGCGGCAATTCCGTACTCGCCGCTCGCGCGCTGGCCCGGATCCGCACCGAACTGGGTGTGCGGCTGAGCATGCGGGAGTTCTTCGCCGCCCGCACTGCGGGCGTGCTCGCCCGCAAGGCGGCCGAGAAGCAGGGCTGA